The genomic interval TACTATTAAGTGTTTATAAGGGATCTTCATATTTTATTTATTATACTCTAAGTGGATTATCACTAATTCTTCTATTTAAATCTTTTAGCAAAATTGAATATTTTTCAAAACGAACTGTAATCACTGGCATAATATCCGGATTTTTAATGCTTGTACCTGCGACAATGGGTATTATTGGAATGATACTTTCATTATTATCTTTAATACCTTGGATAATTACTTGTCTTTTCCTTGTTTATGATATTAAAAGAATAAAACCTTAACAAAAGATTTGCAGCAGTCACAGTCTATTGTTATGATTCTGGCGGAAAAAGTGAAGTGAATATTAAGAAACTGGTTACATTCTCAAATACATCCACTTATTTGAGAAATCTATTATTACACAACCAAGACAGAAACAGCACATAACAAGGAATATGAGATTCAGACTTCGGCTCCATCTAAATTGCCTTTGGTTTCAAGCTCCCTACGGCAAATTCTCATATTCCTGAAACGTTATGTGAAATACTTGAGGCTGAGATGAATATAAGTAGGAGTTTTTACATGAATGAAAACAAAATGAAAGCTGTAGTTCGCAGTAAATACGGATCGGCAGATGTGCTTCAACTAACAGAAGTCAAGAAGCCTGTACCAAGAGATAATGAACTACTCATTAACATTAAAGCATCTGCCGTAACAAACAGTGATATCTATATTCGAGGATCAAAATTACCATTCCCCATTATAATTCCTTTTAGATTAATGATGGGGGTACTCAAACCAAGAAAATCTATTATAGGTCTTGTTTTTTCCGGAATCGTAAAAGAAGTTGGCAGTAAAATAAAGAGATTTTCACCAGGAGATGAAGTCTATGGTATGACAGGATTTAATCTTGGTACTTATGCTGAATACACTTGTATTAAAGAAATAGATAGTACCACCGGATGCGTAGCTATTAAACCCAAAAATATTTCATTTGAAGAAGCTACTTCAGCTGTATATGGTGGTGCGTTAGCTCTTCAATATATGGATATTGGCAATATTGAAAAAAATCAAAATATACTGATTTATGGAGCTTCTGGCACATCCGGAACAATTGCCATTCAATATGGTAAATATTTAGGAGCAAAGGTAACAGGTGTTTGCAGTGGAAGAAATATTGATTTAATTAAATCACTCGGGGCAGATTATGCAATTGATTATAAAACCACTGATACTTTGGAAGCGAATACTAAATATGATTTCATTTTGGACTCTGCCGGTCATGGTCCTGACGGAAAAAACAGGACATCACGACTTAAGGAAGAATGTAAAAAATCTCTTACTGAAAAGGGAAAATGTGTATCAATTGATAATGGGGCCTTAAAATTAGATTCAAAGCGTCTGGATTTTTTGACAAAATTGATTGAAGAAAAAAAGATAAGACCTGTAATAGATAAAATTTATCCTCTTGAAAAAATAGTTGATGCACATAAATATGTTGAGGGAGGACATAAAAAAGGAGGAGTAGCAATCAAAATATGATAATAAATGAAACTACGCCCAAGCACATCACACAACAGCGGCTATGCGATTCGCGCGGAGTACCGCCCTCACTCAAATTGCCCTACGCTGCGCTTCGGACAACTTCGCATAGCCCCGGACGTTTAACGAAAAAATCCAGATGGCCTTTTACTGTGGCGTAACCTATTGAGACAATCAAATACTGCAAGTTTCATTTTAATAATACTGAACTATCGATATTTATCTACCAGGATACGTGAAAAAAGTGGGGAATGAAGGGGAGCGATATTTGTTTCACCCGTAAGTGACATTGTCAGATCTCTTGCACCTAACTTATCAGCGTGATGATAAAGATTAATCAATAGGCACCCAAACAGAAACAGATCGTTCATTGCACTTGAATTCGGCCCATCCTTCGTCATTTGTAGTCACTTTTTTCTTGATATGTTCTGTAATATCACCATACCTAACGCCAGGAGAACCGGTATTCATTTTCTTGGTGCCATCTGTACCATTGCTGAGCAGGACCGCCATCCCGCCGCTATAATCTTCGTTTCCAGTACGAGTCCAGCCGATACAGTTCTGGTGATCAAAGTAATCGTTCTGGTCCCCGAAAGCATTGGAACGGCGTACCTCAAGGAAGAGATCAATCAGCCATTTGTGACTTTGCATGTGGATATCGTAATCGTTCCCGTCTTTACCCATACCCTTGTATTCTGCACCGAAGTAATCAGGATAAAAGATGCATGGGTAGCCCCCCCGACGTAGGAGGATAATTGCATACGCCAACGGTTTGAACCACGATTCGACAACTGACTCGAGTGACTGTAGCGGCTGGGTGTCGTGATTGCTGACAAGGGTGACAGCTTTATCGGGGTGGTCTTTAACTAGGCTCCGGTCAAGAATAGTTCTCAAGTCGTATGTATTCCCCTCACGACTTGCTGTTGCAAAGCTGTAGTGCAATCCAGTATCGAAAAGCATCATGTTCCCTTCTGTTTTCCTGATGAAGTGTTCCAGAGCCTCATCGACCCCGGACCAGTATTCTCCGACAGCAAAAAGATCGCGGCCTCCATGACTGCGTACGTGATTGAGCCATTCAACGAAGAAACTTGCACTAACATGCTTGACGGCATCAAATCGAAAACCGTCGACACCGGTCAGATCGGTATACCATTCGCCCCAGTAAAGTAGCTCCTTTCGGACATCAGGATTAGCAATATCCAGGTCACAGCCCATCAGGTAATCAAAGTTGCCTTTCTCTTTATCTACTTCTTTATTAAAAGCCTTACCCTCAAACAGATAGACAGCTTGAAGATCGGGAGAAGCCGCGTTGGTGTCAACTGCATTAAAATGCCACCAGTGCCATTGCAGAGATGAATGCTTTTCACCTCTTCCCGGAAAAGAGAAATGGGTCCAAGCCCTTATTGGCTGCAATTCGCCGATTGATTCATTCCGGTTTTCGGGGTTAAACGGTGTCGCCTTGAACTCCTCCTCACTATCGCCTCCTAGCTTATGATTGAAGACGACATCGGCATAGACTTGTATTCCTGCTTCATGTGCCGCTTGAATTGCTTGAAGATATTCGTCACGGGTTCCGTATTTAGTGCGTATGGAGCCTTTCTGATCAAACTCTCCAAGGTCGAAGAGATCATAGACTCCATAACCAGTATCATCAGCTCCGGCTGCCCCTTTGTATGCTGGAGGCAGCCAAACAGAAGTTATACCGGCTTCAGAGAGTGCCGCTACCTGCTCCTTAAGTTGCTTCCACAGTGAACCGTCTGCTGAGGTGTACCAGTGAAAGAACTGCATCATCACGCCATTGTTTTCATTCATTCTACTTTTCTCCTTGCGGTTCACCATTATTCCATATCTACACATGCAAGATAATAATTAATGTGTATTGGAAAAACTGTCGGACGATATGCACAGACTGCCTTCCATGGAGCATGCTATTAACGAACATCTAAGCAGATAAGGGATGACAATATCCTATAGCAAGAACTCCTATGATACTACCTCAAAAACACCTGAAGTGCGTTTGTCGTTGTGTTCTCGAATAACTAGTTTTCTACATAAGCCCGAGGTATGTACTCTAGAAATTTATAGCCCTCCATCTAAAAAACGTCGTGTTTTTCAGATGAAATGATTTTGGGTTCATGCTGGATTTCATCGTTAAACAGAAGTTGATGTGTCGCTTTGTGGTCTGTGATATGGTTATTGATGAATTGTGGCTTTCTGATGTTCGGGCAAAAGCCGCGCCAAGCCCTGGCGGGCACGAAAAACGTCGGATAACATCAGGCCGTTATGCGAAATGCTCGGGGCTAAGATGAATATCTATATTCGAGGATCAAAATCACCATTGCTTCATTGTTATACTATTGTCATACTTTAGACATGAAAACAGCAATTTCAATACCAGACAATTTATTTAGAGATGCCGAAATCACTGCTAAACAATTAGGTTTGGCTAGAAGTCAACTTTATGTAAAAGCCATAAAGGAATTTATAGAGCATCATAACAAAGATCACATAACGGAGAAATTGAACTCTCTCTATTTCCACGAAAACAACATGGAAGAAATTACAGACATTGGAATTGAATCATTGAGAAAGGCAACAAAAAATGATACGTGGTGAAATTTGGTGGGCAGATTTAGGGATTCCTTTTGGCAGTGAATCTGGATTTAAAAGACCAGCCGTTATTATTCAGGATGATGCTTTCAACCGAAGCAATATTCAAACCGTAATTGTTACATCAATAACTACAAATTTGAATTTGGCAGATGCTCCAGGAAATGTCTATCTAGAAAAAGATGAGTCCGGTTTATCTAAAAGTGGAATCGCAAACGTTTCTCAAATTTCAACCATTGATAAAAGAAGATTGGTAGAACGAATAAGCATCTTAGCACCAGGAGCTATGTCTGAAATTGATTTCGGATTGAGATTGATCTTAAACACCCCGTAATTTTAGGGACTGCACTTAACAGCGAAGCGGAACGTTATATATAATGACTTTTTGAAATCTATTTTTCATTTCAGCCTCGATTGTATAAAACGACTCAAAACGAATCTAGTTCATGCTACGGTTTATAGGGCTGGTGGAACCACCGGTCTCCGAATTGGTCATAATAAGATACGGATCTTAACGAGATGCCCAAAAAGGAGACCTGTCATAGTGGCGAGCTTATATAATTCTGATAACCACGATAACAAGGATGATTACAACTAAAGCTGAAATAATACCCATCTTTAAAACTCCTGTTTTTTTTTACTATACTGTCTGTTACGGAATCTATCAAGTAGAGTTTTATGCCTATTGTTTTTCACAAGGGAAAACTCTTTCTGAAACATATTGATAGCCAACAAAGAAATGAGGACCAGATAACAGAGGGACCAGATAACAGCAGCGAGGATGTCGGTCAGAATCATGCGGTCAAGAGCCGTCTCCCGGATGGCCAGGGCAATATTCACCAGAGGCAGATGCGCATAAAACCAGGCTTTGTGGATAAAATCGACGCTTTGGGCAGTATATACTGCCCCCATGCCTATCATGAGAAGGGGCATGGCCAGAAGCTGGGCCTCTCGTACTGAACGGGTGATAAAACCGGCACAAATTTCTATGGCCGCAAAGAGACTGGTCATCAATAGAAGCAATACCATCAGAAGAGCTATTTGAGCTGAAGAAAGGGGAAAGCTCATGACTCCTTCACCGATAATCTCCGGTGTAATCCTGTAGGATATATATATCCCGAGGATATAGGCGGATACGCTGCATAGCCCGATGAGAGTCGCGGCGGTAAGCTTACCGAGAATAATTCCGCTTCTTGGGGCGGCCGTAGAGAGCAAGGGTTCCAGACTCCCCCGTTCTTTTTCTCCTGAACTCAAATCGGCAGAACCGGGTAAAGGACAGGTAATAGCAAATATAAAAAAAACAAAGGGGAGGATCAGGCCGAGGAACATCTTACCGGCCGCTTCTTCGGATAGGAACATTGGAAGGCCCATCTCTGGTTCTATCATGTCAGTCACTGAATCTGTGACGGTCAGTTTGTTCTTTTTGGAATTGGTCAGTTCCAGATATGAAAAAGCAGAAATGGAAACAGGGTCGGAATTATCATAGAGAATAACAGGACGTTCCGTTTGGGGATCGGAAATCAATAATGCATCGAATCTGTTCCGCCAATCGACAGGATATTTTTGATCGAGAATTGTAAGGTTAACCATTTCTGAATCAAAAATAAAATGGTCAGAAACAATATCTGATTCTGCTGCAATCAGAAAAACCCGATTCTCTGGAAGACTTGCTACCTTATCATCCTTCAAAACCCAGAATAAAAGCGGAAAAAGGATTATCGGAAGAACAAGAGAGAGAACCAGAGATCGGGGATCACGAAAGAAGTCCCGGAGCTCCTTTACAGCAACAATCCTGATAGTAAAGAAATGCCTCTGACTCATTGCACAGAGTCCTGAACCTGAAAGAAGTGTTCTTCCAGGGTTTCTTTTCCGGCGAGTTCGGAAGGTGTTCCTATTCCCATTAAGCTTCCTTTATGCAGCAGGAGTACGCGGTCGGAAAGACGCTCGACGACTCCCAGATCATGACTTGAGAAAATGACAGTTTTATTTAATTCTTTACACCAGCTGATAAAACTGTGGATATTTCGTGCGCTGGTCACATCCAGACCCGTTGCCGGTTCATCAAGCATCAGGACCTTGGGATTATGAATGATCGAGCGGGCTATCAGGGTTTTTTGACGCATACCAGTAGAGAAAGTACCCGCCGGTCTGTCAAGGAACTCTTTCATATCCAATAAAGAACTGATTTCCGAAAGTTTTCTGCGGGCTGCTACATAGGGAAGTCCGTTGAGGTCTGCAAAATACAGGATATTCTCCCTGGCGCTCAATCTTTCATAAAGACCGCTCTGCTGACCGAAAAGAATGCCGATTGAACGGCGGACTTCTCCGGGATTATGTATTGTATCATATCCGTCGATACTGACTTTCCCAGAACTGGGTTTCAGCATTGTGGCGAGCATGCGGAGCATTGTGGATTTTCCAGCACCATTTTCACCGATCAGGCCGATGATTTCTCCTGAACCGGCCTGGAATGAAAGATCTTTGACGGCCCAGATATCCGAGCCTTTGAACTGCTTTGAAAGACCAACAGCTTCAATGAGATGTTCCGGAGAAGGATGATTTTGATGCCGCATGTTCATCGCTACATACTAGCTGGTCGAATAGAAAATAACAATTAGAATCCAGACGAGGAGTAGATGTAACGAACTGCCACTATTACTTCGGGCTATTTCACTGATTGTTTTGCTTCAGAAAAGACCAGGAGTGTATTTCAGGACTTTTCTGAATTTTTCCTTGGCATCAGAACTTATTTCCTATTGTTTGAAGAGATTAAAAATAATCCCGAAATGATAAACCCGATGACTGGAACCGGCCAGAATTCGCTCAAGCCGATATGATGAACTTTCATAAAGTCTACTGCCAGACCTGCCAATGGCGCAATCACCATTGTCGCAATGCTTTTGGATTGTGATTGGATAGACATGACCGTGGCACCCTGTGCTTCGCTGCTGTGAGCATCAAAGCGGCTTATAAGAACAGGAGTCCACAGATTCTGCAGAACATAATAGGCAACAAATCCAGAGATCATAATCCAATAAATATTAAAATACATACCCGGTATAAGAACAGCCATAAGAACAAGCATGCCTAACCAGAGAATCTTGGCAGAAGAATCCTCTGAACCTGTTTTTTTGACAAGTTTATGGGACTGCTTACTGGCACTTGCAGAGAGAGCATAAAGCAGAAAATAGACGGGGCCAATCAGGATGACAGACTGCTGCTCCTGATTCATTGAGATTCCTGCAAAAAATACTGCAATGACCGGGAGTGCCGCCTGTTGTAAAATAGGCTGAAGATAATCCTTAATAGATTTAAAAAATCCTTCATATCCCATAGACTCCAGAATCAATCGGCGCAGTGATTTTTTTTGGAAAATACCCGTAAAGGATTCTTTTATATGCGCCAGGATTCTTCCAAGATT from Oceanispirochaeta sp. carries:
- a CDS encoding ChpI protein, with the translated sequence MKTAISIPDNLFRDAEITAKQLGLARSQLYVKAIKEFIEHHNKDHITEKLNSLYFHENNMEEITDIGIESLRKATKNDTW
- a CDS encoding MFS transporter; translated protein: MIFRFSLYGFLKNQKYYEPFILLAFLQMGLTYTLIGLLIAFRELMVNLMEIPSGAIADVWGRRRSMIVSFFAYILHFSLVGTAGTFALNGLISFPLLIVLLFVSMLFFAVGDAFRTGTHKAMIFTWLRLQGRSDAKTEVYGYTRSWSQIGSAVSVLIACCFVYFSRSYVQIFYFSIIPYVINIINFMGYPKELDGEGNEDANLGRILAHIKESFTGIFQKKSLRRLILESMGYEGFFKSIKDYLQPILQQAALPVIAVFFAGISMNQEQQSVILIGPVYFLLYALSASASKQSHKLVKKTGSEDSSAKILWLGMLVLMAVLIPGMYFNIYWIMISGFVAYYVLQNLWTPVLISRFDAHSSEAQGATVMSIQSQSKSIATMVIAPLAGLAVDFMKVHHIGLSEFWPVPVIGFIISGLFLISSNNRK
- a CDS encoding ABC transporter permease subunit, coding for MSQRHFFTIRIVAVKELRDFFRDPRSLVLSLVLPIILFPLLFWVLKDDKVASLPENRVFLIAAESDIVSDHFIFDSEMVNLTILDQKYPVDWRNRFDALLISDPQTERPVILYDNSDPVSISAFSYLELTNSKKNKLTVTDSVTDMIEPEMGLPMFLSEEAAGKMFLGLILPFVFFIFAITCPLPGSADLSSGEKERGSLEPLLSTAAPRSGIILGKLTAATLIGLCSVSAYILGIYISYRITPEIIGEGVMSFPLSSAQIALLMVLLLLMTSLFAAIEICAGFITRSVREAQLLAMPLLMIGMGAVYTAQSVDFIHKAWFYAHLPLVNIALAIRETALDRMILTDILAAVIWSLCYLVLISLLAINMFQKEFSLVKNNRHKTLLDRFRNRQYSKKKQEF
- a CDS encoding NAD(P)-dependent alcohol dehydrogenase, producing MNENKMKAVVRSKYGSADVLQLTEVKKPVPRDNELLINIKASAVTNSDIYIRGSKLPFPIIIPFRLMMGVLKPRKSIIGLVFSGIVKEVGSKIKRFSPGDEVYGMTGFNLGTYAEYTCIKEIDSTTGCVAIKPKNISFEEATSAVYGGALALQYMDIGNIEKNQNILIYGASGTSGTIAIQYGKYLGAKVTGVCSGRNIDLIKSLGADYAIDYKTTDTLEANTKYDFILDSAGHGPDGKNRTSRLKEECKKSLTEKGKCVSIDNGALKLDSKRLDFLTKLIEEKKIRPVIDKIYPLEKIVDAHKYVEGGHKKGGVAIKI
- a CDS encoding type II toxin-antitoxin system PemK/MazF family toxin encodes the protein MIRGEIWWADLGIPFGSESGFKRPAVIIQDDAFNRSNIQTVIVTSITTNLNLADAPGNVYLEKDESGLSKSGIANVSQISTIDKRRLVERISILAPGAMSEIDFGLRLILNTP
- a CDS encoding ATP-binding cassette domain-containing protein, which produces MNMRHQNHPSPEHLIEAVGLSKQFKGSDIWAVKDLSFQAGSGEIIGLIGENGAGKSTMLRMLATMLKPSSGKVSIDGYDTIHNPGEVRRSIGILFGQQSGLYERLSARENILYFADLNGLPYVAARRKLSEISSLLDMKEFLDRPAGTFSTGMRQKTLIARSIIHNPKVLMLDEPATGLDVTSARNIHSFISWCKELNKTVIFSSHDLGVVERLSDRVLLLHKGSLMGIGTPSELAGKETLEEHFFQVQDSVQ
- a CDS encoding alpha-amylase; the protein is MNENNGVMMQFFHWYTSADGSLWKQLKEQVAALSEAGITSVWLPPAYKGAAGADDTGYGVYDLFDLGEFDQKGSIRTKYGTRDEYLQAIQAAHEAGIQVYADVVFNHKLGGDSEEEFKATPFNPENRNESIGELQPIRAWTHFSFPGRGEKHSSLQWHWWHFNAVDTNAASPDLQAVYLFEGKAFNKEVDKEKGNFDYLMGCDLDIANPDVRKELLYWGEWYTDLTGVDGFRFDAVKHVSASFFVEWLNHVRSHGGRDLFAVGEYWSGVDEALEHFIRKTEGNMMLFDTGLHYSFATASREGNTYDLRTILDRSLVKDHPDKAVTLVSNHDTQPLQSLESVVESWFKPLAYAIILLRRGGYPCIFYPDYFGAEYKGMGKDGNDYDIHMQSHKWLIDLFLEVRRSNAFGDQNDYFDHQNCIGWTRTGNEDYSGGMAVLLSNGTDGTKKMNTGSPGVRYGDITEHIKKKVTTNDEGWAEFKCNERSVSVWVPID